From the Oceanobacillus kimchii X50 genome, the window TAGCTTCAACGGCCTTTTGCCATCCTTTATAAAGATGTGCACTTTCTTCTTCATCCATTTTATTTTCAAATGTCTTTTCATTTAACCATTGTTTTGCAATTTCATCTTTATCTTTCCAGAATCCTACTGCTAATCCTGCTAAATAAGCCGAACCAAGTGCAGTGGTTTCTTGAACGACAGGTCTTTCAACAGTTACACCTAGAATATCACTCTGGAACTGCATCAGTAAATTATTTTTAACTGCTCCGCCATCGACGCGCAATGTCTTCAAATCAATATCAGAATCCGCTAACATTGCATCCATGACATCTTTTGTTTGATATGCCAAAGATTCTAATGTTGCACGAACAAAATGTTCCTTCTTTGTCCCGCGAGTTAAGCCAAATACAGCTCCACGAGCATCACTATCCCAGTAAGGTGTGCCAAGACCAACAAACGCCGGTACCAAATACACACCATCTGTAGTCTCAACTTGCGATGCTAATTTTTCACTTTGTGGACTTGATTCAATAAGTCTTAATCCATCCCGAAGCCATTGGATTGCAGATCCAGCAACAAAAATACTACCTTCCAGTGCATACTCAACCTTACCATCTACTCCCCAAGCAAGCGTAGTAAGTAGCCCATGTTTAGAGCGTACCGGTTCTTCTCCTGTATTCATTAATAAGAAACAGCCAGTACCATACGTATTTTTAGCCATACCTTTATCGAAACAAGCTTGACCGAATAATGCAGCTTGCTGGTCACCAGCTACACCTGCAATAGGTATTTCTTCACCAAAGAAATGATAGGAAACAGTATGCGCATATACTTCAGAAGATGGTTTTACTTCAGGAAGCATACTTTTCGGCACATCCAATATTTCTAATAACTCATCATCCCATTTTAAATCATAAATATTAAACATTAATGTACGAGAGGCGTTGGAATAATCTGTTACGTGTGTTTTACCACCAGATAATCGATATATTAACCAACTATCAATTGTTCCAAATGATAAATCTCCAGCTTCTGCTTTTTCTCTAGCTCCATCTACATTGTCTAAAATCCATTTTACTTTTGTGCCAGAGAAATAAGGGTCAATTAACAATCCTGTCTTATGACGGATTGTATCTTCATATCCTTGTTCTTTTAATTCCTTACAAATGCTTTCCGTTTGACGAGATTGCCAAACAATGGCCTTATATATTGGTCTACCCGTATTCTTATCCCAAACTACCGTTGTTTCACGTTGATTGGTAATTCCAATTCCTTCAATTTGATTTGCTTCTATATCTGCTTTTCTTAATACATCAGCAATACAAGCTAATACAGACGTCCATATCTCATTTGCATCGTGTTCCACCCAACCTGGTTTTGGGAAGAATTGCTCAAATTCCTTTTGAGCAGATTCAACGATTTCACCCTTATGATTAAAAAGTATTGCGCGAGAGCTTGTTGTTCCTTGGTCAATGGACAAAATAAATTTTTCTGACATGACAAACTCCTCCTATCTTAATTTTTGATTCAATTTTTCAGCAGGATTTGAACCCGTTTTCAACTCACTCACTGCTGCTCCTATAAATAATATTAATACAAAAATAGTCATTACCCAAAACGGGAAGGTGTAATTAGCTAGAAAAACACTGTCATAAAACATTGCACCATAAACTCCACCAATAATTGGTCCTACTATTGGGATCCATGCATAACCCCAATCAGAACTACCTTTTCCTGGAATTGGTAAGATTGCATGTGCAATACGTGGTCCAAGGTCACGTGCCGGGTTAATTGCATAACCAGTTGTACCACCTAAAGACATACCGATAGCTGCAATAAGTGCACCGACAATTAACGGATTTAGACCTTCTGTAAAATCATTCGATCCAATAAACATTAATCCTAAAAGTAATGCAAATGTCCCAATCATTTCACTTATTAAATTTGAAAATGGACTACGAATTGCTGCTCCAGTTGCAAATACACCTAGTTTATCTTCTTTGCTCTCTGTTACTTTCCAATGCGGTAAGTAATTCAGGAAAACAATAATTGCACCGATAATTGCACCGATTACTTGGGCAAGAATATAAAGAGGAACTTTACTCCAAGGAAAATCTCCTACAGCCGCGAATCCAATAGTTACCGCTGGATTAATATGTGCTCCTGTAAAATTACCTACAGCATATACACCAAGGGCAACTGCTAATCCCCAACCA encodes:
- the glpK gene encoding glycerol kinase GlpK, whose protein sequence is MSEKFILSIDQGTTSSRAILFNHKGEIVESAQKEFEQFFPKPGWVEHDANEIWTSVLACIADVLRKADIEANQIEGIGITNQRETTVVWDKNTGRPIYKAIVWQSRQTESICKELKEQGYEDTIRHKTGLLIDPYFSGTKVKWILDNVDGAREKAEAGDLSFGTIDSWLIYRLSGGKTHVTDYSNASRTLMFNIYDLKWDDELLEILDVPKSMLPEVKPSSEVYAHTVSYHFFGEEIPIAGVAGDQQAALFGQACFDKGMAKNTYGTGCFLLMNTGEEPVRSKHGLLTTLAWGVDGKVEYALEGSIFVAGSAIQWLRDGLRLIESSPQSEKLASQVETTDGVYLVPAFVGLGTPYWDSDARGAVFGLTRGTKKEHFVRATLESLAYQTKDVMDAMLADSDIDLKTLRVDGGAVKNNLLMQFQSDILGVTVERPVVQETTALGSAYLAGLAVGFWKDKDEIAKQWLNEKTFENKMDEEESAHLYKGWQKAVEATRSFKFES
- a CDS encoding MIP/aquaporin family protein, with amino-acid sequence MTEFMAELVGTMILIIFGGGVVAGVVLKKSKAEGTGWVLITLGWGLAVALGVYAVGNFTGAHINPAVTIGFAAVGDFPWSKVPLYILAQVIGAIIGAIIVFLNYLPHWKVTESKEDKLGVFATGAAIRSPFSNLISEMIGTFALLLGLMFIGSNDFTEGLNPLIVGALIAAIGMSLGGTTGYAINPARDLGPRIAHAILPIPGKGSSDWGYAWIPIVGPIIGGVYGAMFYDSVFLANYTFPFWVMTIFVLILFIGAAVSELKTGSNPAEKLNQKLR